In a single window of the Nicotiana tomentosiformis chromosome 8, ASM39032v3, whole genome shotgun sequence genome:
- the LOC104093155 gene encoding probable membrane-associated kinase regulator 2, translated as MEAFSLLKYWRGGGATGVFSTDSAGANPRTADSTTVITAVSPNSSDSDSDDEGDDGPFFDLEFTTVPEDEAEEVKVEENERYKISSELDESSENEINEGELKFTLSTSSGSSIDDGTDPNVSLSPSDDLFFKGSLVPIEPSSLLLSASEANSKFTSSLLKSATKFRVLMLKLKKPKFTAPSKIEKSEGDGDGFVSATTPKLRRKRVSESEKEEPPNLTPNKFFTVKFKVEEVPIKSLFSRDNSSKGNINNSGKIEKRHPEEVCSTNNAANSASDEKNFTKDVMQKYLKKVKPLYIRVSKRYGEKLKFSGQLSLPGNAATNKAGRSPPPSAEAKVDTVTDAAPAAEKNQKHGNIPTGLRIVRKHLGKSRSASSAVVAAAPVASNRRDDSLLQQQDAIQGAILHCKRSFNSSRESESSILSRSASDASHENSTSLTTDSPTLEEAKTVRN; from the exons ATGGAAGCTTTCAGTTTACTCAAGTACTGGCGTGGTGGTGGCGCCACCGGTGTTTTCTCCACCGATTCTGCCGGTGCTAATCCTCGCACCGCCGATTCTACTACTGTCATCACCGCCGTCAGTCCTAACTCGTCAGACTCTGATTCCGACGACGAAGGAGACGACGGACCGTTTTTTGACCTTGAGTTTACTACGGTTCCTGAAGATGAAGCCGAAGAAGTGAAAGTTGAAGAAAATGAAAGGTATAAAATTAGTTCAGAGTTGGATGAGTCGTCGGAAAATGAGATTAATGAAGGAGAACTGAAATTCACGCTTTCCACGTCGTCCGGTTCGAGCATTGACGACGGTACGGATCCGAACGTATCACTCTCACCGTCTGATGATCTTTTCTTCAAAGGTAGTTTGGTACCAATTGAGCCGTCGTCGCTGTTGCTATCCGCCTCGGAAGCAAATTCGAAATTTACTTCCTCACTGTTAAAGTCAGCAACTAAATTCAGAGTGTTAATGCTGAAACTGAAGAAGCCAAAATTTACAGCGCCAAGTAAAATTGAAAAATCTGAAGGTGATGGTGACGGATTTGTCTCAGCTACTACTCCAAAGCTACGGCGGAAGAGAGTATCAGAGAGTGAAAAAGAGGAGCCTCCAAATCTAACACCGAATAAGTTTTTCACTGTGAAGTTTAAGGTTGAAGAAGTTCCTATTAAGTCGTTGTTTAGTAGAGATAACAGCTCTAAAGGCAACATCAATAACAGTGGCAAAATAGAGAAGCGGCATCCGGAAGAAGTATGTTCAACAAATAATGCAGCAAATTCAGCTTCAGATGAGAAGAACTTTACTAAAGATGTAATGCAAAAGTACTTGAAAAAAGTGAAGCCTCTATATATTCGCGTCTCGAAACGTTACGGTGAGAAGCTTAAGTTCTCAGGACAGTTAAGTTTACCCGGAAATGCTGCAACAAATAAGGCCGGTCGTTCGCCGCCTCCCTCAGCGGAGGCGAAGGTGGACACGGTGACGGACGCGGCACCGGCGGCGGAGAAGAACCAGAAGCATGGGAATATTCCTACGGGGCTGCGAATAGTCCGGAAACATTTGGGGAAAAGTAGATCGGCGTCGTCGGCAGTTGTTGCGGCGGCGCCGGTAGCATCAAACCGGCGAGACGACTCACTATTGCAGCAACAAGATGCTATTCAAGGCGCCATTTTACATTGCAAGAGGTCTTTCAATTCATCTAGAG AGTCAGAATCATCCATTTTATCACGTTCAGCAAGCGATGCATCACACGAAAACTCAACGAGCTTGACTACAGATTCACCTACACTAGAGGAGGCCAAAACGGTGAGAAATTAG